The Methylacidimicrobium sp. B4 genome contains a region encoding:
- the ppsA gene encoding phosphoenolpyruvate synthase, producing the protein MKSDPSSPKTPAAQDSFVRWFSEIGIDDVPSVGGKNASLGEMFRELSPQGVKVPNGFATTAEAYRYFLQRAGIDQRLKEILREVNSRDLEDLRRRGKQARQAILSAEIPADLAESIRSAYRKLDGNGGQPADVAVRSSATAEDLPTASFAGQQETYLNIQGEDQLLVACKRCFASLFTDRAISYRIDKGFDPLRIALSIGIQKMVRSDLAASGIMFSIDTESGFSNAVLINASYGLGENVVQGAINPDEYYVFKPTLRDGFRPILQKTIGSKEFKLVYDLGGSKFVKNVPVPPEERRRYAIADEEILQLARWACVIEEHYGKKRGKPTPMDMEWGKDGLTGELFILQARPETVQSQKNRNVLEVYRLQEEGRPLVRGRSVGEKVASGRARVIQSVQLLHDFRDGEILVTEKTDPDWEPVMKRAAAIVTNRGGRTCHAAIVSRELGVPAVVGTDNGTEVLHDGQAVTVSCAEGEVGTIYEGKLPFTVERVDLQELPRPRTKILMNVGNPEQAFSLSFIPNDGVGLARMEFILTTYVRVHPLALIHFDRLEDREARAEIERLTAGYRDKREFFIEKLAQGIGMITAAFYPKDVIFRLSDFKTNEYANLIGGKQFEPVERNPMVGFRGASRYYNPRYQEGFALECAAAKRVREEMGLANLKLMVPVVRTVEEGRRVLSEMEKNGLVRGERGLEVYMMCEVPSNVILAERFAEIFDGFSIGSNDLTQLVLGVDRDSEIVAPIFDERNEAVKRMIAQVIQTAKAKGRKIGICGQAPSDYPEFAEFLVEQGIDSISLNPDTVVKTTLLVLQKEKELLQGRG; encoded by the coding sequence ATGAAATCCGATCCGTCCTCTCCCAAGACGCCCGCCGCCCAAGATTCCTTCGTCCGCTGGTTTTCGGAGATCGGCATTGACGACGTGCCGAGCGTCGGTGGAAAGAATGCGTCGCTTGGGGAGATGTTCCGAGAGCTTTCACCCCAAGGGGTCAAGGTTCCCAACGGCTTTGCGACGACGGCGGAAGCCTACCGCTACTTCCTGCAAAGGGCCGGGATCGACCAGCGGCTCAAGGAAATTCTCCGGGAGGTGAACAGTCGTGACTTGGAGGACCTGCGCAGGCGAGGCAAGCAGGCGCGGCAGGCGATCCTCTCCGCGGAAATCCCGGCGGACCTGGCCGAGTCGATCCGGTCTGCCTACCGGAAGCTCGATGGGAATGGCGGGCAACCAGCGGACGTCGCCGTCCGCAGCAGCGCCACGGCCGAAGACCTTCCGACGGCGAGCTTCGCGGGCCAGCAGGAGACCTATCTGAACATCCAGGGGGAGGACCAGCTGCTGGTCGCTTGCAAGCGCTGCTTCGCCTCCCTCTTTACCGACCGGGCCATCTCCTACCGGATCGACAAGGGGTTCGATCCTCTTCGGATCGCGCTTTCGATCGGGATCCAGAAAATGGTCCGATCCGATCTGGCGGCCTCGGGCATCATGTTTTCGATCGACACCGAGAGCGGATTTTCGAACGCGGTGCTGATCAACGCCTCCTACGGGCTCGGCGAAAACGTGGTCCAAGGGGCCATCAACCCGGATGAGTACTACGTGTTCAAGCCGACCCTGCGGGACGGCTTCCGTCCGATCCTTCAAAAGACGATAGGTTCCAAGGAGTTCAAGCTGGTCTACGATCTCGGCGGCTCGAAGTTCGTCAAGAACGTGCCGGTTCCACCCGAAGAGCGGCGGCGGTACGCGATCGCGGATGAGGAGATCCTGCAGCTCGCCCGGTGGGCGTGCGTGATCGAGGAGCATTACGGCAAGAAGCGTGGGAAGCCCACCCCGATGGACATGGAGTGGGGGAAGGACGGGCTGACGGGCGAGCTCTTCATCCTGCAGGCCCGGCCGGAGACGGTCCAATCCCAGAAAAATCGGAACGTTCTCGAGGTCTACCGGCTGCAGGAAGAGGGCAGGCCGCTTGTCCGGGGGCGAAGCGTCGGGGAGAAGGTGGCCAGCGGCAGGGCGCGGGTGATCCAGAGCGTTCAGCTCCTGCATGACTTTCGGGATGGGGAGATTCTCGTCACCGAGAAGACCGATCCCGATTGGGAGCCGGTGATGAAGCGGGCCGCGGCGATTGTCACCAACCGGGGCGGGCGCACCTGCCATGCCGCCATCGTGAGCCGGGAGCTCGGAGTCCCGGCGGTCGTGGGAACCGACAACGGCACGGAGGTCCTGCACGACGGTCAGGCCGTGACGGTCTCCTGTGCCGAGGGTGAGGTCGGGACGATCTACGAAGGGAAGCTCCCCTTCACGGTGGAGCGCGTCGACCTCCAGGAGCTGCCGCGGCCCAGGACCAAGATCCTGATGAACGTGGGGAATCCCGAGCAGGCATTTTCGCTCTCCTTCATTCCGAACGATGGCGTCGGGCTAGCGAGGATGGAGTTCATCCTGACAACCTATGTCCGGGTCCATCCCTTGGCGCTGATCCACTTCGATCGGCTGGAGGATCGGGAGGCGAGGGCCGAGATCGAGCGGCTGACGGCCGGCTACAGGGACAAGCGGGAGTTTTTCATCGAGAAGCTCGCCCAGGGGATCGGGATGATCACCGCGGCCTTTTATCCCAAGGACGTCATCTTCCGGCTTTCGGACTTCAAGACCAACGAGTACGCCAATCTGATCGGAGGCAAGCAGTTTGAACCCGTGGAGCGCAATCCCATGGTCGGCTTCCGGGGCGCCTCCCGATACTACAATCCCCGCTACCAGGAAGGCTTTGCGCTCGAATGTGCCGCCGCCAAGCGAGTGCGCGAGGAGATGGGGCTGGCCAATCTCAAGCTCATGGTGCCGGTCGTGCGAACCGTCGAGGAGGGACGACGGGTCCTCTCCGAGATGGAGAAGAACGGGCTGGTGCGAGGGGAGCGCGGGCTCGAGGTCTACATGATGTGCGAGGTCCCGAGCAACGTCATCCTGGCGGAACGGTTTGCCGAGATCTTCGATGGGTTCTCGATCGGTTCCAATGACCTCACTCAGCTCGTCCTCGGGGTGGATCGGGATTCGGAGATCGTTGCACCCATCTTCGATGAGCGGAATGAAGCGGTGAAACGAATGATCGCGCAGGTGATCCAGACCGCCAAGGCAAAGGGGCGGAAGATCGGGATTTGCGGACAGGCGCCGAGCGATTATCCCGAATTCGCGGAGTTCCTGGTCGAGCAGGGGATCGATAGCATCTCCTTGAATCCCGACACGGTGGTCAAGACCACTCTGCTGGTTCTCCAGAAAGAGAAAGAGCTTCTGCAGGGGCGAGGATAG
- a CDS encoding AMP-binding protein codes for MAIEEAQKSTLASSVQAIARILARFLFRVEVRGSSELPSRAIYVANHLSLIDAPILFLFLPIRPVFVVYAGLLRNPFYRWVIGQADRFLIDGGHPFAFKELLGVLRRGHSVLIFPEGRMSLTGSLMKIQEGAAFLALRSGAPVVPLILRGTDRFLWGSPAPIAKRLFPKVSITVGRPVPIEARAGVGRRKARRLAFLRLQEIMEAGFFQCTELLPLFEGVQRAARLSGFSRIALEDPIVGSCSYGRLLTLSALLGRSLGRRSRPGERIGILLPTSIAGVATVLGLCGRRRVATLLNPATGPAGLRHAVAIASLRLVVTSRRMLAERALAGVAEDLSAISGLSLLFLEDLQEEIRLPEALLARLESHLAPAGTNRPLLDEPAVMLFTSGSEGPSKGVLLSHRALASNAAQSLAVAGVGAGDKLFSPLPLFHAFGLTVGALVPLLGGFPSFLYPWVLRSHAIPQACYASDATILLGTNTLLSYWGRYAAPFDFARIRMVIAGAEVLRPEIRRFWSEELGLRLLEGYGVTEAAPMVAGNTVALSKVGTVGRLLPGIEARLVRIAEIREGQELWIRGPNLMTGYLPEGIAGGGIREGWYATGDLVERDDEGFLRIVGRVRRFAKIAGEMISLDLSEELARKIAPQSTHAAVALSSPDRGEEILLVTTDPSITLADLRQAADRQGAPHLALPSRLIRRNALPRLPNQKIDYPALSSWLKEALASGPGHS; via the coding sequence ATGGCCATCGAGGAGGCGCAAAAGTCCACCCTGGCGTCCTCCGTCCAGGCGATCGCCAGGATCCTGGCCCGCTTCCTCTTCCGGGTGGAGGTCCGCGGCTCCTCGGAATTGCCCTCACGGGCCATTTACGTCGCAAATCACCTTTCCCTGATCGATGCCCCCATCCTCTTTCTTTTCCTCCCGATTCGGCCGGTGTTCGTGGTCTACGCAGGGCTTCTCCGCAACCCCTTTTACCGGTGGGTCATCGGTCAAGCCGACCGCTTTCTCATCGACGGAGGCCATCCGTTCGCCTTCAAGGAGCTCTTGGGCGTTCTGCGCCGCGGCCATTCGGTCCTGATCTTTCCCGAGGGACGCATGTCCCTTACGGGAAGCCTGATGAAGATTCAGGAGGGCGCTGCGTTCCTTGCTCTCCGCAGTGGAGCTCCCGTTGTTCCGCTGATCTTGCGGGGGACCGATCGCTTTCTTTGGGGCAGTCCCGCTCCGATCGCCAAAAGACTCTTTCCGAAAGTCTCGATCACGGTAGGCCGCCCCGTCCCGATCGAGGCTCGGGCCGGCGTCGGCCGTCGAAAAGCGCGTCGGCTCGCCTTCCTCCGCCTGCAGGAGATCATGGAGGCAGGCTTCTTCCAATGCACAGAGCTTCTTCCTCTCTTCGAGGGGGTGCAACGGGCGGCGCGACTTTCCGGGTTTTCCCGGATCGCCCTCGAGGATCCGATCGTGGGCTCCTGCTCCTATGGCCGGCTCCTGACCCTATCCGCCCTGCTCGGCCGTTCCCTCGGCCGGCGCAGCAGGCCGGGAGAGAGGATCGGGATTCTGCTTCCCACGAGTATTGCCGGCGTGGCGACGGTTCTCGGGCTCTGCGGGCGGCGGAGAGTGGCGACCCTGCTGAACCCGGCCACAGGACCGGCCGGCCTTCGACACGCGGTGGCCATCGCCTCCCTGCGCCTGGTGGTGACCAGCCGGCGGATGCTCGCCGAGCGCGCGCTTGCCGGAGTAGCCGAAGACCTTTCGGCCATTTCCGGACTCTCGCTCCTCTTCCTCGAAGATCTGCAGGAAGAGATTCGACTCCCGGAGGCCCTTTTGGCTCGGCTCGAAAGCCATCTCGCTCCAGCCGGGACGAACAGGCCCCTGCTCGACGAGCCGGCGGTGATGCTCTTTACCTCCGGCTCCGAAGGTCCGTCCAAGGGAGTTCTGCTCAGCCACCGAGCCCTGGCAAGCAATGCCGCCCAATCTCTGGCCGTCGCGGGGGTAGGCGCTGGCGACAAGCTCTTCTCCCCGCTGCCCCTCTTTCATGCCTTTGGGCTCACCGTGGGAGCGCTCGTGCCCCTTCTCGGAGGCTTTCCCAGCTTTCTCTACCCTTGGGTTCTCCGCTCCCACGCCATCCCGCAGGCCTGCTATGCTTCCGATGCGACGATTCTCCTCGGCACGAATACCCTTCTCTCCTACTGGGGCCGGTATGCGGCCCCCTTCGACTTCGCGCGGATCCGCATGGTCATTGCGGGAGCGGAGGTGCTGCGCCCCGAAATACGGCGATTCTGGTCGGAGGAGCTGGGCTTGCGGCTCCTCGAAGGCTATGGGGTGACCGAAGCCGCTCCCATGGTGGCCGGTAACACGGTGGCCCTCTCGAAAGTCGGCACCGTCGGGAGGCTCCTTCCCGGAATCGAAGCTCGCTTGGTCCGGATTGCGGAGATCCGCGAAGGCCAGGAACTCTGGATCCGGGGCCCGAACTTGATGACCGGCTATCTCCCGGAGGGAATCGCCGGAGGCGGCATCCGGGAAGGCTGGTATGCCACCGGCGATCTGGTCGAGCGGGACGACGAGGGCTTCCTCCGGATCGTCGGCCGGGTACGCCGCTTTGCCAAGATCGCAGGCGAAATGATCTCTCTCGACCTCTCCGAAGAGCTCGCACGGAAGATCGCTCCGCAATCGACCCATGCAGCGGTTGCTCTCTCGTCTCCGGATCGGGGGGAGGAAATCCTCCTGGTCACGACCGATCCCTCGATCACTCTCGCCGATCTGCGGCAAGCTGCGGACCGGCAGGGGGCGCCGCATCTCGCTCTCCCATCCCGACTTATTCGCCGGAATGCCCTGCCCCGCCTTCCCAACCAGAAGATCGATTACCCCGCCTTGAGCTCCTGGTTGAAGGAAGCCCTCGCCTCAGGCCCGGGGCATTCCTGA
- the mdoH gene encoding glucans biosynthesis glucosyltransferase MdoH — protein MNGHPDDFSSPAMLVPRDVLPVRRALFFGLFLLLVGIGSWLMLETLGAPGFSLRRLLLLGLFVFLFSQIVFGGCLALFGFLEWVRGGDAYEPSRLLSGGSAGSEPALPATAIVMPICNEPVARVFGAIRNMWRSLAASGQSGGFDFFVLSDSRSPEAWAAEEQAWFSLCKEEDAFGRIFYRKRRLSTHGKSGNIADFCRRWGSQYRYMIVLDADSVLSGKLLAWLVEAMEANPKAGIIQTVPRLVHGRTLFRRIQQFSASLMGPIFAAGSHYWHFASGPYWGHNAILRLAPFIASCALPDLPGPGRLRLHIMSHDTVEAALMRKAGYQAWLAYAQEGSYEEGPPHLTESLGRDRRWCQGNLQHFWFLFAPGLRFSSRIHVYVGLLSYLSSPLWLLFLGLTTWEAYDVERFAALGALVRRSGSLADRATAELLGLTLLLLFLPKLFGLIRGLFQRKRFGGFLRLTASAFLELCFSALLAPILMLFYSRFVLLASLGRQIPWRTQSRGEAEALPLRAVARDYGAISLAGGLALGLVSWGMPFFFWPLFPILFAWLCAAPLAWLTSGSRLGDLARKAGLFLTPEETTPPAELAGLDRLGNEAERDNAQALLSLVGDPFANALHLALLGKMGKRSERVREALRPLERRLLEEGPEALAPRELATLLSDPASVRSLHFRLWRRPRSRLHPFWGTAFAPRPARAPGSGSSSC, from the coding sequence ATGAATGGCCATCCCGACGATTTCTCCTCCCCGGCCATGCTCGTCCCCCGGGATGTCCTGCCCGTACGACGCGCCCTTTTCTTCGGACTCTTCCTCCTGCTGGTCGGCATCGGGAGCTGGCTCATGCTCGAAACGCTGGGAGCGCCTGGCTTCAGCCTCCGGCGTCTTCTCCTGCTGGGGCTCTTCGTCTTCCTCTTTTCGCAGATCGTCTTTGGCGGCTGCCTGGCCCTCTTTGGCTTTCTCGAGTGGGTGAGGGGCGGGGACGCCTACGAGCCCTCCCGGCTCTTGAGTGGAGGATCCGCCGGAAGTGAGCCGGCCTTGCCCGCCACCGCGATCGTGATGCCGATCTGCAACGAGCCGGTCGCCCGCGTCTTCGGCGCCATCCGGAACATGTGGCGCTCGCTGGCCGCTAGCGGCCAGAGCGGGGGCTTTGACTTCTTCGTGCTGAGCGACTCGAGGAGCCCGGAAGCCTGGGCCGCCGAGGAACAGGCATGGTTTTCCCTCTGCAAGGAGGAGGATGCCTTTGGGAGGATCTTCTATCGGAAGCGACGGCTCTCGACCCACGGGAAGAGCGGCAACATCGCGGACTTCTGCCGGCGATGGGGGAGCCAGTACCGATATATGATCGTCCTCGACGCGGACAGCGTTCTTTCGGGAAAGCTCTTGGCTTGGCTGGTGGAGGCGATGGAGGCCAATCCCAAGGCGGGGATCATCCAGACGGTTCCCAGGCTGGTGCATGGGCGGACCCTCTTCCGGAGAATCCAGCAGTTTTCGGCATCCCTCATGGGGCCGATCTTCGCCGCGGGCTCCCACTACTGGCACTTCGCGAGCGGACCCTACTGGGGCCACAACGCGATCCTCCGGCTGGCCCCCTTCATCGCCTCTTGTGCGCTTCCCGATCTTCCCGGGCCCGGGAGGCTGCGGCTGCACATCATGAGCCACGACACCGTGGAGGCCGCCCTGATGCGGAAGGCGGGCTACCAGGCCTGGCTCGCCTATGCCCAGGAGGGTTCCTATGAGGAAGGGCCCCCTCACCTGACCGAAAGCCTGGGGCGGGATCGGCGCTGGTGCCAGGGGAATCTCCAGCACTTCTGGTTCCTCTTTGCCCCCGGACTCCGCTTCTCGAGCCGGATCCACGTCTATGTAGGGCTCCTTTCCTACCTGAGCTCCCCGCTCTGGCTCCTCTTTCTCGGGCTCACGACCTGGGAGGCCTACGACGTGGAGCGCTTCGCCGCCTTGGGCGCGCTGGTGCGCCGCTCCGGCAGCCTTGCCGACCGGGCGACCGCCGAGCTCCTGGGGCTTACCCTCCTTCTCCTTTTCTTGCCCAAGCTCTTCGGGCTGATCCGCGGGCTCTTCCAAAGGAAACGCTTCGGCGGATTCCTGCGCCTGACTGCCAGTGCCTTCCTGGAGCTCTGCTTCTCCGCACTGCTCGCTCCCATCCTGATGCTCTTTTACAGCCGGTTTGTCCTGCTCGCGAGCCTCGGGCGGCAGATTCCGTGGCGGACCCAGAGCCGCGGCGAGGCCGAGGCTCTGCCGCTCCGAGCGGTGGCGCGAGACTACGGGGCCATCAGCTTGGCCGGGGGGCTCGCGCTCGGGCTGGTCAGCTGGGGGATGCCCTTCTTCTTCTGGCCGCTCTTTCCCATTCTTTTTGCCTGGCTCTGTGCGGCCCCCTTGGCATGGCTCACCAGCGGCTCCCGCCTCGGGGACCTTGCCCGGAAGGCGGGCCTCTTCCTCACACCGGAGGAGACGACTCCGCCCGCCGAGCTCGCCGGGCTCGACCGGCTGGGGAACGAGGCCGAGAGGGACAATGCCCAGGCACTCCTCTCCCTCGTGGGCGATCCCTTTGCCAATGCCCTCCACCTGGCTCTCCTGGGGAAGATGGGGAAACGGTCCGAGCGGGTGAGGGAGGCCCTGCGGCCCTTGGAGAGGCGCCTCTTGGAAGAAGGCCCGGAGGCTCTGGCTCCCCGCGAGCTCGCCACCCTCCTTTCCGACCCGGCTTCCGTCCGATCCTTGCACTTCCGCCTCTGGAGGCGGCCACGAAGCCGGCTCCATCCATTCTGGGGAACGGCCTTTGCGCCGCGACCGGCTCGCGCGCCGGGGAGCGGGTCCTCTTCCTGTTAA
- a CDS encoding glucan biosynthesis protein, protein MPAAFFLASPLGAFGLARTDTITMALLSRKTVKIHLVFGTAALLLFLFIVRETRYRPPLRFEDVIEEARKKCSEPYAAATVPAFLSALSFDQYRQIRWRDEDLLWRDAALPFQIGFFHPGYLFNQPIRCFEVDRKGVQPIPYLPRFFDFGGGVPVQKLPANLGYAGFRIYYPLEKRDRLAEVASFLGASYFRMVGKNMAFGLSARGLAVDTVAKRREEFPAFTRFWLCEPAPRAHSLLFYALLDGPSVTGAYRFELEPGAETLLHVRAVLFLRRDREEIGLAPLTSMFWYGENTDIPAGNRHPEVHDSDGLLFGQGEDRWYWCPLESGKERRVSDFPAEDLRGFGLLQRDREFAHYDDLDMRYERRPSCWVEPGGSWPSGKLRLVELSTVDANLDNIVAYFVPEERPKPREPFALGYTLHWFLDHPQLPPMGRCLSTRVERLAGEPLRRFVLDFSGNRLRALAEDAPLRAIVESDPSAEIGEIHVLKNAVDQSWQVVFTAGRPGSSSPVRLRCRLELEQETLTETWIYPFFP, encoded by the coding sequence TTGCCGGCGGCCTTTTTCCTGGCATCTCCCTTGGGAGCCTTCGGGCTCGCACGAACGGACACGATTACGATGGCGCTCCTTTCCCGGAAGACGGTCAAGATCCACTTGGTCTTCGGAACGGCCGCGCTCTTGCTCTTTCTCTTCATTGTCCGGGAGACCCGATACCGTCCACCGCTGCGCTTCGAGGATGTGATCGAGGAGGCCCGGAAAAAGTGCTCAGAGCCCTATGCTGCGGCGACCGTGCCCGCCTTCCTCTCGGCGCTGAGCTTTGATCAGTACCGGCAGATCCGCTGGCGCGATGAGGACCTCCTCTGGCGGGATGCCGCCCTGCCCTTCCAGATCGGGTTTTTCCATCCCGGGTATCTCTTCAACCAGCCGATCCGCTGCTTCGAGGTCGATCGGAAGGGAGTGCAGCCGATCCCCTACCTGCCGCGGTTCTTCGATTTCGGCGGAGGGGTGCCCGTGCAGAAGCTGCCCGCGAACCTGGGCTATGCCGGGTTTCGTATCTACTATCCCCTGGAGAAGCGCGATCGCTTGGCCGAAGTAGCTTCCTTCCTGGGAGCGAGCTACTTCCGGATGGTCGGAAAGAACATGGCTTTTGGGCTTTCGGCCCGTGGGCTCGCGGTCGACACGGTGGCCAAGCGCCGCGAGGAGTTCCCCGCCTTTACCCGCTTCTGGCTCTGCGAGCCCGCGCCGAGGGCCCATAGCCTGCTCTTTTACGCCCTCCTGGATGGACCATCCGTAACGGGAGCCTACCGGTTTGAGCTCGAGCCGGGGGCCGAAACCCTTCTCCACGTCCGGGCGGTTCTCTTTCTGCGCCGGGACCGCGAGGAGATCGGGCTCGCCCCCTTGACCAGCATGTTCTGGTACGGAGAGAATACGGACATCCCGGCCGGCAACCGACACCCAGAGGTTCATGATTCGGACGGTCTTCTCTTTGGGCAGGGAGAGGATCGCTGGTATTGGTGCCCGCTTGAATCGGGCAAGGAGCGAAGGGTGAGCGACTTTCCGGCGGAGGATCTGCGCGGCTTCGGACTGCTCCAGCGCGACCGGGAGTTTGCGCATTACGACGACCTTGACATGCGCTACGAGCGGAGGCCGAGCTGCTGGGTGGAGCCGGGGGGGAGCTGGCCTTCGGGCAAGCTCCGCCTGGTCGAGCTCTCGACCGTCGATGCGAACCTCGACAACATCGTTGCCTACTTCGTTCCCGAGGAGCGGCCAAAGCCCCGCGAACCGTTTGCCTTGGGGTACACCTTGCACTGGTTCCTGGACCATCCGCAGCTTCCTCCCATGGGCCGCTGCCTCTCGACCCGCGTGGAGCGGCTCGCCGGGGAGCCGCTCCGTCGCTTCGTCCTTGATTTCAGCGGGAACCGGCTCCGCGCCTTGGCGGAGGATGCTCCGCTGCGCGCCATTGTAGAAAGCGATCCTTCGGCGGAGATCGGGGAAATCCATGTCCTGAAAAACGCGGTCGACCAGTCCTGGCAGGTGGTCTTTACCGCCGGGCGGCCCGGCTCCTCCTCGCCTGTCCGGCTCCGGTGCCGGCTCGAGCTCGAGCAAGAGACGCTGACCGAAACATGGATCTACCCCTTCTTTCCCTGA
- a CDS encoding class I SAM-dependent rRNA methyltransferase, protein MPVDLSPNPPPLPSGISGRVLLQQQGTHRSLQGHPWIYRSELAQIEGDPADGDCVEVKSARGERIGCGIWSGRSQISIRLYSLREEPLDGPLLSRRLDAALAFRNALGLLKPQDADAARLVWSESDGLPGLVVDRYQDWLVVQFLTAGMERRAEGIVSLLQEKTGLSRVILRNDAPVRLQENLPLEKKVLSGRYDDPLWIRQNGICLPARLLEGQKTGLYLDQRANYSAVGALAGGRRVLDLFCYQGAFALFCSMAGAISCTAVDQSDAALQAGRAAAEKAGMAIDWVQENVFDWLRRALRAKEQYDLITLDPPSFTKTKVQRAAALRGYHELHLRALRLLAPGGVLASFCCSHHFGLAEWKEMIGRASWEADVALRLRKTLGQSSDHPIVLTIPETEYLKGCLVERR, encoded by the coding sequence GTGCCCGTGGATTTGTCGCCGAACCCTCCTCCTCTTCCCTCGGGGATTTCTGGCCGAGTCCTGCTCCAGCAGCAGGGGACGCACCGATCTCTTCAGGGGCACCCCTGGATCTATCGGAGCGAGCTGGCCCAGATCGAGGGCGATCCCGCCGATGGGGACTGCGTCGAGGTCAAAAGCGCCCGTGGGGAGCGGATCGGTTGCGGTATCTGGAGCGGCCGCTCGCAGATCTCGATCCGGCTCTATTCGCTTCGGGAGGAACCCTTGGACGGCCCTCTCCTTTCCCGGCGGCTCGACGCCGCCCTCGCCTTTCGGAATGCGCTCGGCCTCTTGAAGCCGCAGGACGCCGATGCGGCGCGCTTGGTCTGGTCGGAGTCCGACGGGCTTCCGGGGCTGGTGGTCGATCGCTATCAGGATTGGCTGGTCGTGCAGTTTCTCACCGCGGGCATGGAGCGGAGGGCCGAGGGGATCGTCTCCCTGCTCCAGGAAAAGACGGGCCTCTCCCGCGTCATCCTGCGCAATGACGCACCGGTCCGGCTGCAGGAAAATCTTCCTCTCGAGAAGAAGGTGCTCTCGGGGAGGTACGACGACCCGCTCTGGATCCGGCAAAACGGGATTTGCCTGCCGGCGCGGCTCCTCGAGGGGCAAAAGACTGGGCTCTACCTGGATCAGAGGGCCAACTATTCCGCAGTCGGGGCGTTGGCCGGGGGGCGGCGGGTGCTTGACCTCTTTTGTTACCAGGGGGCCTTCGCTCTTTTCTGCTCCATGGCGGGTGCGATTTCCTGCACGGCGGTCGACCAGTCGGATGCCGCCCTTCAGGCCGGCCGCGCGGCGGCCGAAAAGGCCGGCATGGCGATCGACTGGGTACAGGAGAATGTCTTCGACTGGCTGCGAAGGGCGCTGCGGGCAAAGGAGCAGTACGACCTGATCACCCTCGATCCTCCTTCGTTTACGAAGACCAAGGTCCAACGTGCCGCAGCACTCCGGGGCTATCACGAGCTCCACCTGCGGGCCCTGCGGTTGCTGGCTCCGGGCGGAGTCCTGGCCAGCTTCTGCTGCTCCCACCACTTCGGTCTTGCCGAATGGAAGGAGATGATCGGCCGGGCTTCCTGGGAGGCCGATGTGGCCCTTCGCCTTCGGAAAACCCTCGGCCAGTCTTCGGATCATCCGATCGTGCTCACCATCCCGGAAACCGAATACCTCAAGGGGTGCCTCGTCGAGAGGAGGTAG
- a CDS encoding KamA family radical SAM protein, giving the protein MSCRDCDFRSAGKGFWADIPDEQWNDWRWQLRHRLTSLGEIDGRLRLTDSEKKGILLASSRKLALAITPYFFTLLSPDNPDCPVRRQVIPRAEELLRAPYEMSDPCGEDGSMVAPGLVHRYPDRVLFLVTDRCASYCRYCTRSRIVSGVGEQHLAVDVEAALAYLWEHREVRDVLLSGGDPLLLSDARLRDLLGRLREIPHIEIVRIGTRVPIFLPQRVTQDLCDLLRGFHPLWMNIHANHAAELTAEVRDALGRLADAGIPLGNQSVLLRGVNDSADAVRDLVHKLIRARVRPYYLYQCDLIEGTDHLRVPVEEGIRIVRQLRGYTTGFAVPQYVVDGPGGGGKIPLNPEYIVGEEGGQILLRNFLGREYRYPSPPSSRQALGENRSNPASSSAHSPIG; this is encoded by the coding sequence TTGAGCTGCCGCGATTGCGACTTTCGATCGGCGGGTAAAGGTTTCTGGGCCGACATTCCGGATGAGCAGTGGAACGATTGGCGGTGGCAGCTGCGCCATCGGCTCACGTCGCTCGGGGAGATCGACGGGCGCCTGAGGCTGACCGACTCCGAAAAGAAGGGTATCCTGCTCGCTTCGTCGAGAAAGCTGGCTCTGGCCATTACCCCGTATTTCTTCACGCTCCTTTCCCCGGACAATCCCGACTGCCCCGTCCGGCGACAGGTCATTCCGCGGGCCGAAGAGCTTCTCCGAGCTCCCTACGAGATGAGCGATCCCTGCGGCGAGGATGGGAGCATGGTGGCTCCGGGGCTCGTCCACCGCTATCCCGATCGGGTTCTCTTCTTGGTCACCGATCGCTGCGCGAGCTACTGCCGCTACTGCACGCGCTCGAGGATCGTGAGTGGCGTGGGCGAACAACATCTGGCGGTCGACGTCGAAGCGGCGCTGGCCTACCTGTGGGAGCACCGGGAGGTCCGGGACGTCCTGCTCTCCGGAGGGGATCCCCTGCTCCTCTCTGACGCCCGGCTCCGGGATCTGCTCGGCCGCCTGCGAGAGATTCCCCACATCGAGATCGTGCGGATCGGCACCCGGGTCCCGATCTTCCTTCCGCAGCGCGTGACCCAAGACCTTTGCGATCTCTTGCGGGGCTTTCATCCGCTCTGGATGAACATTCACGCCAACCATGCCGCCGAGCTGACCGCGGAGGTCCGCGATGCGCTCGGGCGTCTGGCGGATGCGGGTATTCCCCTGGGCAACCAGTCGGTTCTCCTGCGCGGTGTCAATGACTCGGCCGACGCCGTCCGCGATCTCGTTCATAAGTTGATTCGGGCGCGGGTCCGTCCCTACTACCTCTACCAGTGCGATTTGATCGAGGGGACCGACCACCTGCGCGTGCCCGTCGAGGAGGGCATCCGGATCGTGCGCCAGCTTCGGGGATATACGACCGGCTTCGCCGTCCCGCAGTACGTCGTCGATGGGCCGGGCGGCGGAGGAAAGATCCCGCTCAACCCCGAATATATCGTCGGGGAAGAGGGAGGGCAGATCCTGCTTCGGAATTTCCTGGGGAGAGAGTATCGGTACCCTTCTCCCCCTTCCTCTCGGCAGGCTCTTGGAGAGAACCGGTCCAATCCCGCCTCCTCAAGCGCGCATTCCCCGATCGGATGA